In Ictidomys tridecemlineatus isolate mIctTri1 chromosome 16, mIctTri1.hap1, whole genome shotgun sequence, a single genomic region encodes these proteins:
- the LOC144371229 gene encoding uncharacterized protein LOC144371229, protein MDSVRVFSLYKDAHLGRGSLVFGESRIPLPGTRALVETRESTQDGPDLRKDVILWPPQNEGDIGQKAYQCEECNALKNVTQHHSVHTGDMPYKCKECGKCFSQKPSLKNYQRIHTGEKPYKCKVCGMSFNRNSNLDHHNRIHTGEKPYTCKVCGKSFNHTSSLTQQQQIHTGENPYSCEKCCKAFNSISQRNWHKSIHTGEKPYKCKVCGKNFNKNSQLYYHIRIHDGEKPYKCTVCGKNFSQKSSLTQHQRNHTGEKPYKCKECGKSFNQKTVLIRHLRIHTGEKPYKCTVCGKSFSQKSSLTQHQRIHTGERPYSCKECGKAFNTISQLNCHFRIHTGEKPYKCKVCGKSFNTNSNLYYHIRIHNGEKPYKCTVCGKSFSRKSSLIQHQQNHTGEKPYKCKECGKSFNQKIVLIRHLRIHTGEKPYKCTVCGKSFSQKSSVTQHQRIHTGEKPYRCKECGKAFNTISQLNCHFRIHTGEKPYKCRECGKDFIQQSSLTRHQITHTREKSYKCEEWQSF, encoded by the exons ATGGATTCAGTGAG agtattcagcctATATAAAGATGCACACCTTGGCagggggtctctggtttttggagaaAGCAGGATTCCATTGCCTGGGACCAGGGCACTGGTGgaaaccagggagagcacccaggatggCCCTGATCTGCGCAAGgatgttatcctgtggccaccccag aatgaaggagatattggcc agaaggcctaccaatgtgaagaatgcaatgcactcaagaacgttactcaacatcacagtgttcatacaggagatatgccatacaaatgcaaagaatgtg gtaaatgtttcagtcaaaaaccaagccttaaaaactaccagagaattcatactggagagaagccctacaaatgtaaagtgtgtggtatgagttttaatagaaactcaaatcttgatcacCACaataggattcatactggagagaagccttacacatgtaaagtgtgtggcaagagttttaatcacacatcatcacttactcagcaacagcaaattcacactggagagaatccCTATAGCTGTGAAAAATgttgcaaagcttttaatagcatctcacagcgtaattggcacaaaagtattcatactggagagaagccttacaaatgtaaagtgtgtggcaaaaattttaataaaaactcacAACTCTATTACCACATCAGGATTCAtgatggagagaagccctacaaatgtacagtgtgtggcaagaatttcagtcaaaaatcatcacttactcagcaccagcgaaaccacactggagagaagccttacaaatgtaaagaatgtggcaaaagttttaatcaaaaaacaGTACTTattcggcacctgagaatccacactggagagaagccctacaaatgtacagtttgtggcaaaagtttcagtcaaaaatcatcacttactcagcaccagcgaatccacactggagagaggccctacagctgtaaagaatgtggcaaagcttttaataccatatcacagcttaattgtcactttaggattcatactggagagaagccctacaaatgtaaagtgtgtggcaaaagttttaatacaaactcaaatctctATTACCACATCAGGATTCAtaatggagagaagccctacaaatgtacagtgtgtggcaagagtttcagtcgaAAATCATCACTTATTCAGCACCAGCAaaaccacactggagagaagccttacaaatgtaaagaatgtggcaaaagttttaatcaaaaaatagtacttattcggcacctgagaatccacactggagagaagccctacaaatgtacagtgtgtggcaaaagtttcagtcaaaaatcatcagttactcagcaccaacgaattcacactggagagaagccctacagatgtaaagaatgtggcaaagcttttaataccatctcacagcttaattgtcactttaggattcatactggagagaagccctacaaatgtagagaatgtggcaaagattttattcaacaatcatcacttactcgacaccagataACCCAcactagagagaagtcctataaatgtgaagagtggcaaagcttttaa